From the genome of Nicotiana sylvestris chromosome 2, ASM39365v2, whole genome shotgun sequence, one region includes:
- the LOC104217114 gene encoding myb-related protein 306-like, with translation MGRPPCCDKVGVKKGPWTPEEDIMLVSYVQEHGPGNWRAVPTKTGLRRCSKSCRLRWTNYLRPGIKRGSFTDQEEKMIIQLQALLGNKWAAIASYLPERTDNDIKNYWNTHLKKKMKNLEEKCSGDDDLFSVENGHNLSSTNSTSRGQWERTLQADINMAKKALHSALSLENSTPYIKQETPAPVSTYASSTENIARLLQGWMRSSSTNNSENSKTSSNNIATTDSSSCDGTPSAESKGGMVLMEALESLFGLESFEPSSSDQLSQTASPEGSKFQVEIKKEENTNSQLPLSVMLENWLLDENTIQGKDDLTSFSFDETADLF, from the exons ATGGGAAGACCCCCTTGCTGTGACAAAGTAGGGGTGAAAAAAGGGCCATGGACTCCTGAAGAAGATATAATGTTGGTCTCTTATGTTCAAGAACATGGTCCAGGAAATTGGAGGGCAGTTCCCACTAAGACAG GATTGCGGAGGTGTAGCAAGAGCTGCAGGCTAAGATGGACTAACTACCTTAGGCCAGGAATAAAGAGGGGTAGCTTCACAGATCAAGAAGAGAAGATGATTATCCAGCTACAAGCTCTTTTAGGCAACAA ATGGGCTGCAATAGCTTCGTATCTACCAGAGAGAACAGACAACGACATTAAAAACTACTGGAATACACATctaaagaaaaagatgaaaaatcttGAAGAAAAATGCTCTGGAGATGATGATCTATTCTCAGTAGAAAATGGCCATAATTTGTCATCTACAAACTCAACCTCTAGGGGCCAATGGGAAAGAACACTTCAAGCTGATATAAACATGGCCAAAAAGGCTTTACATAGTGCCTTGTCACTGGAAAACTCAACCCCATATATCAAACAAGAAACCCCAGCCCCAGTTTCTACCTATGCATCAAGTACTGAGAATATAGCCAGATTGCTACAAGGATGGATGCGAAGTTCTTCCACAAACAATTCTGAGAATTCAAAAACTTCATCTAATAACATTGCCACAACTGATTCCTCTTCCTGTGATGGGACTCCAAGTGCAGAAAGCAAAG GTGGAATGGTGTTAATGGAAGCGTTGGAGTCACTTTTTGGGTTGGAGTCATTTGAACCGTCAAGTTCAGATCAGTTGTCTCAAACAGCATCACCTGAGGGTAGTaaatttcaagttgaaatcaagaAAGAAGAGAATACTAACTCACAACTGCCCTTGTCCGTTATGCTAGAAAATTGGCTGCTTGATGAAAATACCATTCAAGGGAAAGACGATTTGACTAGCTTCTCTTTTGATGAAACTGCTGACCTTTTTTAG